The following coding sequences are from one Arthrobacter sp. 24S4-2 window:
- the pafA gene encoding Pup--protein ligase, with translation MDKRIFGIETEFGISYSSPDSRPLAPEEVARYLFRKVVSWGRSSNVFLTNGSRLYLDVGSHPEYATAECDDLGQLIAHDRAGELILDDLVDEAQERLAAEGFNGTVYLFKNNTDSAGNSYGSHENYLIPRRGEFSRLAEILIPFLVTRQLIAGAGKILKTPHGATFAFSQRADHIWEGVSSATTRSRPIINTRDEPHADAEFYRRLHVIVGDSNMSETTALMKVGSVDLILRMIEAGVIMRDMRMENPIRSIREISHDLSGRALIRLANGRQLTALEIQREYLNKVTSFVAEHGAHNPHVPLILDLWERTLAAIESGDTSTIDTEIDWAIKKKLMDSYRNRHDLGLDAPRIAQLDLTYHDISRTRGLYYLLQSRGAVRRVTDDTAVKDAVDAPPQTTRAKLRGDFVRRAQELGRDYTVDWVHLKLNDRAHQTILCKDPFRSVDERVDALLDSMG, from the coding sequence ATGGACAAGCGCATTTTCGGCATTGAAACCGAGTTCGGCATCTCGTACTCGAGCCCGGACTCCCGTCCGCTGGCACCCGAGGAAGTGGCACGGTACCTCTTCCGCAAGGTGGTCAGCTGGGGGCGGTCCTCCAATGTCTTTTTGACCAACGGTTCGCGGCTGTACCTCGACGTGGGCTCGCACCCCGAGTACGCCACAGCGGAGTGCGACGACCTGGGCCAGCTGATTGCCCACGACCGGGCCGGCGAACTGATCCTGGACGACCTTGTGGACGAGGCGCAGGAGCGGCTGGCTGCGGAAGGCTTTAACGGCACCGTCTACCTGTTCAAGAACAACACCGATTCCGCGGGCAATTCGTACGGCAGCCACGAGAACTACCTCATTCCGCGGCGCGGTGAATTCTCGAGGCTGGCCGAAATCCTGATTCCCTTTCTGGTGACCCGGCAGCTCATCGCCGGCGCGGGAAAGATCCTCAAGACCCCGCACGGCGCCACTTTTGCCTTCTCCCAACGGGCGGACCACATCTGGGAAGGCGTATCGTCCGCCACCACCAGGTCGCGTCCCATCATCAACACCCGCGACGAGCCACACGCCGATGCCGAGTTCTACCGGCGCCTGCATGTAATCGTGGGCGACTCCAACATGTCCGAAACCACGGCCCTGATGAAGGTAGGCAGCGTTGACCTGATCCTTCGGATGATCGAGGCCGGGGTGATCATGCGGGACATGCGGATGGAAAATCCCATCCGGAGCATTCGCGAGATCTCCCACGACCTCAGCGGCAGGGCGCTGATCCGGCTCGCCAACGGCCGCCAACTGACGGCCTTGGAAATCCAGCGGGAGTACCTGAACAAAGTCACCTCCTTCGTCGCCGAACACGGGGCGCACAACCCGCATGTGCCACTGATCCTGGACCTTTGGGAGCGCACGCTGGCCGCAATTGAAAGCGGCGACACCAGCACCATCGACACCGAGATCGACTGGGCCATCAAGAAGAAGCTCATGGACAGCTACCGGAACAGGCACGACCTTGGGCTGGATGCGCCCAGGATTGCCCAGCTGGACCTGACCTACCACGACATCTCGCGGACGCGCGGGCTCTATTACCTCCTCCAGTCGCGCGGCGCCGTCCGCCGTGTGACGGACGATACCGCCGTCAAAGATGCCGTTGATGCGCCACCGCAGACTACGCGGGCAAAACTCCGCGGTGACTTCGTCCGCCGCGCCCAGGAACTGGGCCGTGACTACACGGTTGACTGGGTGCACCTGAAGCTCAACGACCGCGCCCACCAGACGATCCTGTGCAAGGATCCGTTCCGGAGCGTGGACGAGCGCGTCGATGCCCTTCTGGACTCTATGGGCTGA
- a CDS encoding FKBP-type peptidyl-prolyl cis-trans isomerase, with amino-acid sequence MRRLLAILIPGLLMLTACGGSPAAPEPTSQSAGETAKLDSLKLTDNGDKKAPGVDFTKPLDVKEPTVKVVTEGSGERLKANQVADISILAVSGKDGSTLEDTFAKDPEPLELNDALKTGNAVIYNAFIGAKIGSQLALAVPGKAAAEGAEAGPTQLLVVKVLSAKDAPKVLDKPEGESVTPPAGLPSVKENDKGIPEISVEGVKAPTALVSQELIKGTGPAVKETDTLTVNYVGVTLNGGKKFDSSFDRGEKATFPLTGVIKGWTQGLAGKTVGSRVLLVIPKDLAYGDAGQGDAKGDLVFVVDILGVK; translated from the coding sequence GTGCGCCGACTACTAGCAATTCTCATTCCCGGACTGCTGATGCTCACCGCCTGCGGTGGATCGCCTGCAGCCCCGGAGCCCACCAGCCAGTCTGCTGGCGAGACCGCCAAGCTCGACTCCCTGAAGCTCACGGACAACGGCGACAAGAAAGCACCCGGGGTCGACTTCACCAAACCCTTGGATGTGAAAGAACCCACCGTCAAGGTGGTCACGGAAGGCAGCGGAGAGCGCCTCAAGGCCAACCAGGTCGCAGACATCTCCATCCTAGCCGTCAGCGGCAAGGACGGATCCACCCTTGAAGACACCTTTGCCAAGGATCCCGAGCCGCTTGAGCTCAACGACGCCCTGAAGACCGGCAATGCCGTGATCTACAACGCGTTTATCGGTGCCAAGATCGGCTCGCAGCTGGCCCTTGCCGTCCCGGGTAAGGCCGCCGCGGAAGGCGCCGAAGCCGGCCCCACCCAGCTTCTTGTGGTCAAGGTGCTGTCCGCCAAGGACGCTCCGAAGGTCCTCGACAAGCCCGAAGGCGAATCGGTGACACCGCCTGCCGGGCTTCCTTCCGTCAAGGAAAACGACAAGGGGATCCCGGAGATCTCCGTGGAGGGCGTGAAGGCCCCCACCGCGCTGGTCTCCCAGGAGCTCATCAAGGGCACCGGCCCGGCAGTCAAGGAAACAGACACCCTGACCGTCAACTACGTCGGAGTCACCCTCAACGGTGGCAAGAAGTTCGACTCCAGCTTTGACCGCGGCGAAAAGGCCACGTTCCCGCTGACCGGGGTCATCAAGGGCTGGACCCAGGGTCTTGCCGGCAAGACCGTCGGCTCACGCGTACTCCTGGTGATCCCGAAGGATCTTGCCTACGGAGACGCGGGCCAGGGCGATGCCAAGGGCGACCTGGTGTTCGTCGTCGATATCCTCGGCGTCAAGTAA
- a CDS encoding amidohydrolase — protein MTDARADLRAEPRKVTLYRNGSVYTAADPFATAMLVDGDTVAWVGSEQAATSIADASMDVIDLQGALLAPGFFDSHVHLTETGVALDSLQLGGVRSAAGILDAVAASAAGLPADAIVLGHGWDESHWGDQALPNSEELDRAAGGRRVYLARVDAHSALVSSSLADAAGLPGQDGVAGSAQVKRNAHTAARLAARQLPEHLLRGYQERALAEAAANGYVAVAEMAAPHIGSIADLRAAAGWNGQGDPERPLPEVLPYWGQLARSAEDARSILADLGVSVLGLAGDLNIDGSVGSRTAALRDDYSDAPGERGSLYLSADEAAAHIAACSELGIQAGFHVIGDAGLDAALEGLDLAAAEVGEQRVRAAGHRFEHVEMADSDAIARLAKYSVTVSVQPGFDAAWGGPGRLYEERVGQRERAMNAFASFYAAGVPICFGSDSPVTPLNPWASVRACLEHSNPDQRISARAAFLGHTRAGWRAAKYTNPMAGQLVPGAPASFAVWEVEELMVQVADGRVQSWSTDPRARTPLLPALDTGSDPVCLQTVRDGRELFTNVALRS, from the coding sequence ATGACTGACGCACGGGCAGACCTCCGGGCCGAACCACGCAAGGTGACGCTGTACCGCAACGGCTCGGTCTACACCGCCGCCGATCCCTTCGCCACGGCCATGCTGGTGGACGGGGACACGGTGGCATGGGTCGGCTCGGAGCAGGCGGCGACATCCATTGCCGACGCCTCGATGGACGTCATTGACCTCCAAGGTGCCCTGCTGGCCCCCGGTTTCTTTGATTCGCATGTGCACCTGACCGAAACAGGCGTCGCCTTGGATTCACTGCAGCTGGGCGGGGTGCGCTCGGCGGCTGGAATCCTGGACGCCGTCGCTGCCTCCGCTGCCGGCTTGCCCGCCGATGCCATTGTCCTTGGCCATGGCTGGGACGAAAGTCACTGGGGCGACCAGGCGCTGCCCAACAGCGAGGAACTGGACCGAGCGGCCGGCGGCAGGCGGGTGTACCTGGCCCGGGTGGACGCCCATTCAGCCCTGGTTTCATCTTCATTGGCTGACGCCGCGGGCCTGCCGGGCCAGGACGGCGTTGCCGGCAGCGCCCAGGTCAAGCGCAACGCGCATACTGCCGCGCGGCTGGCCGCGAGGCAACTTCCGGAGCACCTGCTGCGCGGCTATCAGGAACGCGCGTTGGCAGAGGCCGCGGCCAACGGCTACGTGGCCGTCGCGGAAATGGCGGCCCCGCATATCGGGAGCATCGCGGACCTGCGGGCTGCAGCCGGATGGAACGGTCAGGGAGACCCGGAACGGCCCTTGCCGGAGGTGCTCCCGTACTGGGGCCAACTGGCCCGCTCCGCGGAAGATGCCCGGAGTATCCTCGCGGACCTTGGTGTCTCCGTGCTGGGCCTGGCCGGGGACCTCAACATTGACGGATCCGTCGGCTCCCGCACCGCGGCCCTGAGGGACGACTACAGCGACGCCCCGGGGGAGCGCGGCAGCCTCTACCTCTCCGCCGACGAGGCAGCCGCCCATATTGCTGCGTGTTCAGAGCTGGGCATCCAGGCGGGATTCCATGTCATTGGCGACGCCGGACTGGACGCGGCCCTGGAGGGGCTGGACCTGGCGGCAGCCGAGGTGGGGGAGCAGCGGGTCCGGGCAGCCGGCCACCGCTTCGAGCATGTGGAGATGGCCGACTCCGACGCCATCGCCAGGCTAGCCAAATACTCCGTTACGGTCAGCGTGCAGCCCGGCTTCGATGCGGCCTGGGGCGGCCCGGGCCGTCTTTATGAGGAGCGGGTAGGGCAGCGGGAGCGGGCAATGAATGCCTTTGCCTCGTTCTACGCCGCAGGCGTTCCGATCTGCTTCGGCAGCGACAGCCCCGTGACTCCGTTGAATCCGTGGGCCAGCGTCCGCGCCTGCCTCGAGCACAGCAACCCCGACCAGCGCATCTCGGCGCGTGCGGCTTTCCTGGGCCACACGAGGGCGGGCTGGCGGGCAGCCAAATACACCAACCCCATGGCCGGACAGCTGGTGCCGGGAGCGCCTGCCAGCTTTGCCGTCTGGGAGGTTGAAGAGCTCATGGTCCAGGTGGCGGACGGGCGGGTCCAGTCGTGGAGCACCGATCCCCGGGCGCGCACGCCGCTGCTGCCCGCGCTGGACACCGGCAGCGACCCGGTCTGTCTGCAGACTGTCCGCGACGGGCGGGAGCTGTTCACAAACGTCGCACTGCGGTCATAG
- the tatC gene encoding twin-arginine translocase subunit TatC, whose translation MALMDHLKELKNRLIKSAIGLIIGGIGGWILYDPVLSALKEPVDRIAEHTGGTSSVNFSSIASPFDFKLQLSLLIGAVISSPIWIYQLWAFITPGLTKKERHYTLGYMAAAVPLFLAGVWVGWMVTPQVVRALTQFTPAGFSNLIDARDYVDFVTRMVLFLGLAFLVPVVLVGVNMAGIIRGETILKAWRITVFMVFVLAAVAAPGADALSMFLLAGPLLALFFAAIGLCIFNDRRRDRRTAKVAAETEATADVATPGSELGKL comes from the coding sequence ATGGCCCTGATGGATCACCTTAAGGAGCTGAAGAACCGGCTCATTAAGTCGGCCATTGGGCTTATTATCGGTGGCATCGGCGGCTGGATCCTCTACGATCCCGTGTTGAGCGCCCTCAAGGAACCCGTCGACCGGATCGCCGAGCACACCGGCGGAACATCGTCCGTGAACTTTTCGAGCATCGCATCGCCGTTTGACTTCAAACTGCAGCTGTCGCTCCTGATCGGCGCCGTCATTTCCAGCCCGATCTGGATCTACCAGCTGTGGGCGTTCATCACGCCCGGCCTGACCAAGAAGGAGCGGCACTACACGCTCGGCTACATGGCCGCAGCCGTACCGCTGTTCCTCGCCGGTGTCTGGGTGGGGTGGATGGTCACGCCGCAGGTGGTCCGTGCACTCACCCAGTTCACTCCGGCCGGATTCTCCAACCTCATCGATGCCCGCGACTACGTTGATTTCGTCACGCGGATGGTCCTGTTCCTTGGCCTCGCGTTCCTGGTGCCCGTTGTGCTGGTGGGCGTGAATATGGCCGGCATCATCCGCGGCGAGACCATCCTGAAAGCCTGGCGCATTACGGTGTTCATGGTGTTCGTGCTCGCCGCCGTGGCTGCCCCGGGCGCCGATGCCCTGTCCATGTTCCTGCTGGCCGGACCGCTGCTGGCGCTGTTCTTTGCGGCGATAGGACTCTGCATCTTCAACGACCGGCGCCGCGACCGGAGGACGGCCAAGGTTGCCGCCGAGACAGAGGCAACAGCCGACGTCGCAACGCCCGGCAGCGAACTGGGAAAACTGTAG
- a CDS encoding RNA helicase: protein MSSTTGPQSPSELYRASAERTAEANTYLGAFVRTLDFELDDFQREACRSLQQGRGVLVAAPTGAGKTIVGEFAIYLALQRGLKAFYTTPIKALSNQKYSELTDKYGVGNVGLLTGDTSINGDAPVVVMTTEVLRNMLYADSDTLDDLGFVVMDEVHYLADRFRGAVWEEVIIHLPSEVQVASLSATVSNAEEFGAWLDTVRGHTDVIVSEHRPVPLWQHVMVGREIVDLFAGETTFDEIAAAGESDPAATAATANVAIERGFEVNPDLLAMARTESQMNSRGRFGHGGRSQRRQQNQRGDNRGSQGGQQSPVRKASRPQVIASLDRQDLLPAITFIFSRAGCDAAVAQCVAGGLWLTTEREQQVIARRVDEAAQDIPSDDLDVLGFWSWRDGLVRGLAAHHAGMLPTFKEVVEKLFTEGLVKAVFATETLALGINMPARSVVLEKLDKFNGEAHVGITAGEYTQLTGRAGRRGIDVEGHALVLWQPGTDPTAVAGLASRRTYPLNSSFRPTYNMSINLLAQFGRPRAREILESSFAQFQADRSVVGLAKQVRSREESLAGFQKSVTCHLGDFTEYSRLRRELSDAENAASRSTSRARKSITEDSLSRLLPGDVVDVPTGRAPGFAVVLGADHNSREPRPAVLTLDNQLRRIGLQDLEGPITPVTRVRIPKSFNAKVPKSRKDLASSVRNALSENRPPSPASSRNTDFGRSAALPDQEERITELRLALRSHPCHGCSEREDHARWSERWWKLRRETDGLVREIQGRTNTIAKTFDRVCDLLSSYGYLETSESGRVTINADGQKLRRIYGEKDLLISQSLRQGAFSDLDATEVAALASVLVYQAKREERGLRPRMPSVSLETAVDIVVREWSELEDAEEENKLPLTGEPELGLVWPIFKWAKGRHLQEVLSGTDLAAGDFVRWVKQVIDLLDQLAKIPGLDPRLSRLCSEAIILVRRGVVAYSTVV from the coding sequence ATGTCCTCCACAACCGGGCCCCAGTCGCCGTCCGAACTCTACCGGGCCAGTGCCGAACGGACCGCCGAAGCAAACACCTATCTGGGCGCATTCGTCCGGACCCTGGATTTCGAACTCGACGATTTCCAGCGCGAGGCATGCCGTTCCCTGCAGCAGGGCCGGGGCGTCCTCGTTGCTGCGCCCACCGGTGCCGGCAAGACCATCGTTGGCGAGTTCGCCATCTACCTGGCCCTCCAACGGGGCCTCAAAGCGTTCTACACCACGCCCATTAAGGCGCTGAGCAACCAGAAATACTCGGAACTGACGGACAAATACGGTGTCGGGAACGTGGGGCTGCTCACCGGGGACACCAGCATCAACGGCGACGCCCCGGTGGTGGTGATGACCACCGAAGTCCTGCGGAACATGCTCTATGCGGATTCCGACACCCTCGATGACCTTGGCTTCGTGGTCATGGATGAGGTCCACTACCTCGCCGACCGTTTCCGCGGCGCGGTCTGGGAAGAAGTGATCATCCACCTCCCCAGCGAAGTGCAGGTGGCCTCTTTGAGTGCCACGGTCTCCAACGCGGAAGAGTTCGGCGCCTGGCTTGACACCGTCCGCGGCCACACGGATGTGATCGTTTCCGAGCACCGGCCGGTACCGCTGTGGCAGCACGTCATGGTGGGCCGGGAAATCGTGGACCTGTTCGCCGGCGAAACGACGTTTGACGAAATTGCCGCGGCCGGTGAATCGGATCCCGCCGCGACCGCAGCCACCGCAAATGTCGCCATCGAGCGGGGATTCGAAGTTAACCCGGACCTGTTGGCGATGGCGCGCACCGAGAGCCAGATGAATTCAAGGGGCCGGTTTGGGCATGGAGGCCGCAGCCAGCGGCGCCAGCAGAACCAGCGGGGCGATAACCGCGGCTCCCAGGGCGGCCAGCAAAGCCCCGTCCGCAAGGCCAGCCGTCCCCAGGTCATCGCGAGCCTGGACCGGCAGGACCTCCTGCCTGCCATCACGTTCATCTTCTCCCGTGCCGGCTGTGACGCTGCCGTGGCGCAGTGCGTGGCTGGGGGATTGTGGCTGACCACCGAGCGCGAGCAGCAGGTCATTGCCCGCCGCGTCGACGAGGCCGCGCAGGACATTCCGTCAGATGATCTCGACGTCCTGGGGTTCTGGAGCTGGCGGGACGGGCTGGTACGCGGCCTGGCGGCCCACCACGCAGGGATGCTTCCCACGTTCAAGGAAGTGGTGGAAAAGCTCTTCACCGAGGGGCTGGTGAAAGCGGTCTTCGCCACCGAAACCCTCGCGCTGGGCATCAACATGCCGGCGCGTTCAGTGGTTCTGGAGAAGCTGGACAAGTTCAACGGCGAAGCCCATGTGGGCATCACCGCCGGAGAATACACGCAACTCACCGGTCGGGCAGGCCGCCGCGGCATCGACGTGGAGGGCCACGCCCTGGTGCTGTGGCAGCCCGGCACCGATCCGACTGCAGTGGCCGGCCTGGCCTCGAGGCGGACCTACCCCTTGAACTCCAGCTTCCGGCCCACGTACAACATGAGCATCAACCTGCTGGCCCAGTTCGGCCGGCCGCGGGCCCGCGAAATCCTGGAATCGTCCTTCGCCCAGTTCCAGGCCGACCGCTCCGTGGTTGGCCTGGCCAAGCAAGTCCGGAGCAGGGAAGAATCCCTTGCCGGCTTCCAGAAGTCGGTGACCTGCCACCTGGGGGACTTCACCGAGTACTCCAGACTGCGCCGCGAACTCTCCGACGCGGAAAATGCGGCATCCCGCAGCACATCGAGGGCCCGCAAGTCCATCACCGAGGATTCCCTCAGCAGGCTCCTGCCCGGGGACGTCGTAGATGTCCCCACGGGACGCGCGCCGGGCTTCGCCGTCGTGCTGGGGGCCGACCACAATTCCCGCGAACCGCGGCCGGCGGTGCTGACCCTCGACAACCAGCTGCGCCGGATCGGACTGCAGGACCTCGAAGGACCCATCACCCCCGTCACCCGGGTCCGGATCCCAAAATCGTTCAACGCAAAAGTGCCCAAGTCCCGCAAGGACCTGGCGTCGTCCGTCCGGAACGCCCTCAGCGAAAACCGTCCGCCGTCGCCGGCCAGCAGCCGGAACACGGATTTCGGCCGGTCAGCGGCCCTGCCTGACCAGGAAGAAAGGATCACGGAGCTCCGGCTGGCGCTGCGGTCCCATCCCTGTCACGGCTGCAGCGAACGCGAGGACCACGCCCGCTGGTCCGAACGCTGGTGGAAACTGCGCCGCGAAACGGACGGGCTGGTCCGCGAAATCCAGGGCCGGACCAATACCATCGCCAAGACGTTCGACAGGGTCTGCGACCTCCTTTCCAGCTACGGTTATCTGGAGACCTCCGAGTCCGGCAGGGTGACCATCAACGCCGACGGGCAGAAGCTGCGCCGGATTTACGGCGAAAAGGACCTCCTGATCTCCCAGTCGCTGCGCCAGGGTGCGTTCAGCGATCTTGATGCCACGGAAGTTGCCGCACTGGCGAGCGTGCTGGTCTATCAGGCGAAGCGAGAGGAACGCGGCCTGCGCCCCAGGATGCCCAGCGTGTCGCTGGAGACCGCCGTTGACATCGTGGTCCGGGAATGGTCGGAGCTTGAGGACGCCGAAGAAGAGAACAAGCTGCCGCTGACGGGCGAACCGGAGCTGGGACTCGTGTGGCCGATCTTCAAGTGGGCCAAGGGCCGGCACCTCCAGGAAGTCCTCAGCGGCACCGACCTGGCAGCCGGCGACTTCGTCCGCTGGGTCAAGCAGGTCATCGACCTGCTGGACCAGCTGGCCAAGATCCCCGGACTGGACCCCCGTCTTTCGCGCCTGTGCTCGGAAGCCATCATTCTGGTGCGACGCGGCGTCGTCGCATACTCCACAGTGGTCTGA
- a CDS encoding YafY family protein, protein MSASRTERLLNLLIALLNTRYGLRRSELREKIYHDTSSSEAAFGRMFERDKSDLRQFGFDVEAVMDKGWSSDDPATTRYRIGKESNRLPDVSLTSAECTVLMLAAQLWEQAALGSAAQDAMRKLQAAGGLSEAELPPGVQPRIKPAGQAFEDLLAAMHAQHPVSFRYLAGSTGREEVRSVEPWGLGSRFGQWYLVGFDRGRAAKRHFRLSRFTSAVTVLDKESYTPPAGFNVRTELDSLPELPVRSAVVDVANGKLLGLRKRATGPSVPGSPAGADDGAWDRIEVPFRDAEVLGEELASYGPHAVVVSPPELRSAVRRRLAAAAHFAAAPAPVIEFPDTVPAKRPRKRTSEDQLKRMLQLVPFLVHNQGLHISEVASSFGVSRKELEDDLRILICSGLPEGYPDDLLDIQWEDDHVFITQDLEMNRPVRFTVDEACALLTGLETLNGLPELAEGSALESVTVKLMAAAGEEGLKAASIAGPQVGPANSGHLATIRQAISDRLQLRLTYFSPQRDSMSVRDVDPLRLYSLDNTWYFEAYCHSARGLRNFRLDRIESLAPNGQVVTTAAKPAEGFPVKLFTPNDDDTVVTVELAPQGAGLADDYYAERTAALPAGGLIAEIRFGNAAWLPMFVAQHGGSVRILAPEDLADAAQEWIAAALARYGG, encoded by the coding sequence GTGTCCGCCTCACGTACAGAACGCCTCCTCAACCTCCTCATCGCCCTGCTCAACACCCGCTACGGCTTGCGCCGCAGTGAACTGCGCGAAAAGATCTACCACGACACGAGCAGCAGCGAGGCGGCGTTCGGCCGCATGTTCGAGCGCGACAAGAGCGACCTCCGGCAGTTCGGCTTCGACGTCGAAGCCGTGATGGACAAGGGCTGGAGTTCCGACGATCCCGCAACCACCCGCTACCGGATCGGCAAGGAGTCCAACCGGCTCCCGGACGTCAGCCTCACCTCCGCCGAATGCACGGTCCTCATGCTGGCCGCGCAGCTGTGGGAGCAAGCCGCGCTCGGCTCGGCCGCTCAAGACGCCATGCGCAAGCTGCAGGCCGCCGGCGGTCTGTCCGAGGCTGAGCTGCCGCCCGGTGTGCAGCCCAGGATCAAACCCGCGGGCCAGGCCTTCGAAGACCTCCTGGCCGCCATGCACGCCCAGCATCCCGTCAGCTTCAGGTACCTGGCCGGCAGTACCGGCCGCGAGGAGGTCCGGTCTGTGGAGCCCTGGGGCCTGGGCAGCCGCTTCGGCCAGTGGTACCTGGTGGGCTTCGACCGGGGCCGTGCCGCCAAACGCCACTTCCGCCTGTCCCGCTTCACCTCCGCCGTGACTGTCCTGGACAAGGAAAGCTACACGCCTCCCGCCGGATTCAATGTCCGGACGGAACTCGACTCGCTACCGGAACTTCCGGTGCGTTCGGCTGTGGTGGACGTCGCCAACGGCAAACTGCTCGGGCTGCGCAAACGGGCCACCGGCCCCTCCGTCCCCGGATCGCCTGCCGGCGCGGACGACGGCGCCTGGGACCGTATCGAGGTTCCGTTCAGGGACGCTGAGGTGCTGGGCGAAGAGCTCGCCTCGTACGGCCCGCATGCAGTGGTTGTATCCCCTCCGGAGTTGCGGTCGGCCGTCCGGCGGCGGCTGGCAGCGGCAGCTCACTTCGCTGCCGCGCCTGCACCTGTCATCGAATTTCCGGACACCGTTCCGGCGAAGCGTCCGCGCAAGCGTACCTCCGAGGACCAGCTCAAGCGCATGCTTCAGCTCGTCCCGTTCCTGGTCCACAACCAGGGCCTGCACATCAGCGAGGTGGCGTCCAGCTTCGGAGTCAGCCGGAAGGAACTGGAGGACGATCTGCGGATTCTTATCTGTTCCGGCCTTCCCGAGGGCTACCCGGACGATCTCCTGGACATCCAGTGGGAGGACGACCACGTCTTCATCACGCAGGACCTCGAAATGAACCGCCCGGTCCGCTTCACGGTGGACGAAGCCTGCGCCCTGCTGACGGGCCTGGAGACCCTCAACGGACTGCCTGAGCTCGCCGAGGGAAGCGCTTTGGAGTCGGTCACCGTGAAGCTGATGGCCGCCGCGGGGGAGGAGGGCCTGAAGGCAGCCTCCATCGCCGGGCCGCAGGTGGGCCCCGCGAACTCCGGGCACCTCGCAACCATCCGGCAAGCCATCAGTGACAGGCTGCAGCTTCGCCTTACTTATTTCTCCCCGCAGCGCGATTCCATGTCGGTGCGGGACGTGGATCCGCTGCGGCTCTATTCCCTGGACAACACCTGGTATTTCGAGGCCTACTGCCACAGCGCCCGCGGACTGCGGAACTTCAGGCTGGACCGCATCGAAAGCCTGGCACCCAACGGCCAAGTGGTGACCACTGCGGCCAAGCCCGCCGAAGGATTCCCCGTCAAGCTCTTCACACCGAACGACGACGACACTGTGGTCACGGTGGAACTGGCCCCCCAGGGGGCCGGGCTGGCGGACGACTACTACGCGGAACGGACAGCGGCGCTGCCTGCAGGGGGCCTGATCGCGGAAATCCGGTTTGGCAACGCTGCGTGGCTGCCCATGTTTGTTGCCCAGCATGGCGGCTCGGTCCGTATCCTGGCACCGGAAGACCTGGCCGACGCGGCCCAGGAATGGATCGCCGCGGCCCTGGCCCGCTACGGCGGCTAG
- a CDS encoding FKBP-type peptidyl-prolyl cis-trans isomerase, with the protein MSFGQRNFDRQKPEIDFPEGDVPTELVVTDLIEGDGAEAKPGDTVSTHYVGVAWSTGEEFDASWGRGAPLDFRVGVGQVIQGWDQGLLGMKVGGRRRLEIPSELAYGSRGAGGAIGPNEALIFVVDLVGVR; encoded by the coding sequence ATGTCATTTGGTCAGCGCAATTTCGACCGCCAGAAGCCGGAAATTGACTTCCCCGAGGGCGACGTTCCCACTGAACTGGTAGTCACCGACCTCATCGAGGGTGACGGCGCAGAGGCCAAGCCCGGCGACACCGTTTCCACCCACTACGTCGGAGTCGCCTGGTCCACGGGCGAGGAATTCGACGCCTCGTGGGGCCGCGGCGCGCCGCTGGACTTCCGCGTTGGCGTTGGCCAGGTCATCCAGGGCTGGGACCAGGGCCTGCTGGGCATGAAGGTCGGCGGCCGCCGCCGGCTGGAGATCCCGTCTGAACTCGCCTACGGATCCCGGGGAGCCGGCGGAGCGATCGGCCCCAACGAAGCCCTGATCTTTGTTGTGGACCTCGTCGGAGTCCGCTAA
- the tatA gene encoding Sec-independent protein translocase subunit TatA yields MGRLFDGPWPIVIIIIVALLLFAAPKLPAMARSLGQSMRIIKSEVKEMKNDGKPEAKDGTDPVEGKIVNHPQSRTQNGESTNGTGNAEGTDVPPSNRV; encoded by the coding sequence GTGGGACGACTCTTTGATGGCCCGTGGCCCATCGTCATTATTATCATCGTGGCTCTGCTGCTTTTTGCCGCACCCAAACTTCCGGCCATGGCCCGCAGCCTCGGCCAGTCCATGCGGATCATCAAATCCGAAGTCAAGGAAATGAAGAACGACGGCAAGCCCGAAGCCAAGGACGGCACGGATCCCGTGGAGGGCAAAATTGTCAACCACCCGCAGTCCCGGACCCAGAACGGCGAATCCACCAACGGCACCGGGAACGCCGAGGGTACCGATGTTCCGCCGTCGAACCGCGTTTGA